The Planctomycetia bacterium region GGGTTGCCGCTGGGTGAAGCCGGTGATGCTGCAATGGATTTCCACTCTGCTTTGACGATCTGCACCCCTGCCATATCGGGGAAGATATCAATCAGATCGTAGAGTTCTTCCAGGATAAAGATCTCTTGATCGCGCCATTGCTTGATGGCGTCAAACCGCTTTTCCACATCGGCAAAGTTTTTTTCCTGATCTCGCTTCAGCTTGATCCGTTCCTGGAGATCGGCAATTTCTGAATCGGCTGTTGAAGTCAGCATCCAGTAGAGGCCATACAGCAACACGCCCAAAGCGACTGCCGCCACGCCACCCACCAGTGCGTAGCTGCGTTTGCGGTTAGGCTTGGGCATGACCTTCTTGGGCGCCAGGAACTCTAACGGTATTTTCTTGAATGATCGGGTAACCTGAGCCGCACCGCACGCAACGGCATAATCACCATGGCCTGCCAGCCGCTCTGCCCCGGCAATGTTCTGATACGGATCATACAGATGCACGGTGACAGGCAGGCTCGATACCACTTGCTGAACTTCATCGGGCAGTTCATGCCCAGCCAGGTACAGCGCACTCACTGGCGGAAGGTTCGGCTGGTTGGAATATGCTGCAATGCTTCGCTTCAGTTCGCTGAGCAGTTCTGCAGCATCCTGGGCCGTACCCATGCCTCGATTGAAAATCAGCGTTCCCTGATGCATCACAAAAAACGATTGACTGCAGGCAAATGCTACCGCATCGCTTTGTCCCTGTTGCAGGCTGAGTACTTCTGTCATCAGCGCGATGGCACGAGGCACTACCGCCAGCAGTTTCAAGTCAGCTGCCTGGCACAATTGTTCGCAAAACCGCACCCGTGATTTGCGGGCAACGTAAGTCAGCGACCGCAGTTCGCCCGTCGTATACTTCTGCGTCAGGGGAATGTAATCGACAATGGCTTCATCTGCAGGCAGCGAGGTTTCTTTCAGCACCTGGAACTGCACAATGGCCGGCAGTTCGTTCGCAGGGATATCCGGGTGGCGCACCTCGCGGCAGGTCATCGCATCCTGGCTGAGAGCGATAACCGCGGTGGTTGCCTTGAACCCTACTTCCTTCAAGCGGGCTTTCAGCTGAGCCCCCAGCGTGGTGGCATCCATGGCGCCAACCGGCAAGGCCAGCGCTGCATGCAACTGATACCCGCCAGAGGATGGATTGAGTTCTACCAGCCTGAGTTCATGATTATCCAGATCTATGCCAAGCAAGCCTGCCAAATGAAACCCCTTATGCAACGACAGACGGAATCTGTCCTATCGACCATCGAATTTGCGGGTATACATGCTGGAGCAGAACCTTCTAGACCGGTAGAAACGCTGCTGTATCCAGCCTGGTACAATCCCCGTAACCGTTACCTTGTGCAGATCACGGCGAGTTGCCGCCGCTTCCGCTGCCCGAGAAATTATACCCCTTACCCAGATCGGTCAGGTCACGCCAATGCAGGATTCGTGGTCTGCCATTGTTGGCATCCACCACGACTTCCAGACGCACCTGTGGACCGCGAAATTCATAGTAACCCACCACCTGAAAACGGAAAACCTGCGAGTATGTGGTGATGAATTGACTGAACAGCTTGATGACATCCACGCTCAGTTCTGCTTCAGTCACCAGCCAGGCAGGCGTTTTGTAATAGGCAATCATGGATGGATCCATATCGGGCGTAGGTCGATATTGAACCAGCTTCTCCGCATCGCTTTCGTTGATACCCATCGCAATGAGCACATCCGCCGGGCACGTATTGATGTTGATGCGTGCAGGAATTTCGTACTCGGCATCGAGCGTGCACTTGTCGAGCAGGGTGGTAAGCGAAGCGCGAATCTGATCTTTATTGGCTCGAACAAAAGGGCCTGAGAGAGAAGCTGCTGGCTGCCTTGGTTTTTGAAAGGCAACGTAGCTGTCTACGAAATCCCAGAGAGAGGTGAGTTGTCTGGATGCTTGTACCTGTTTGATATCGGTAATGACGATCTTGTTCTCAACAATATCAATTCCGGCAGGTGGAGCACTGAGGGTTTCACCACGCAGAAGTGTAAGGATATCTACTCCCATAGTTATTTTTCGCAACGGAGTAGTTCTGGCTAGGATGAGGTAAGTGGCCATCTCGGTTCCAACGGCGGCTTCGAGTTGTGTCATTAATGTTGGAATATCAGTGCCATTCAGATTGATGCGCTGCTGACCCGTGGAATCAACATTCAA contains the following coding sequences:
- a CDS encoding general secretion pathway protein GspK, whose product is MMSRRRTRRGAVLITVLVVIVVLLLIGYQYLNLMMAESNASIVSGRLAQARHLADSGVHYAAFALAYPQSMSLSDSTDSFRVWNGFVYDNYDAFHYKPINGPNGVRGYFSIVMPRDTLDTTNSTRFRYGVEDENGKINLNAIRQLIKKSASNESLISTMIKAIPNMNEEQAMAVINWTAEGGTPDSGEASYYSSLGYQAKGGPYDSTDELLLVKGWTPKQLYGNDKNRNGRLDPDEDDGSGQVDLGLQRYFTVYSRELNVDSTGQQRINLNGTDIPTLMTQLEAAVGTEMATYLILARTTPLRKITMGVDILTLLRGETLSAPPAGIDIVENKIVITDIKQVQASRQLTSLWDFVDSYVAFQKPRQPAASLSGPFVRANKDQIRASLTTLLDKCTLDAEYEIPARININTCPADVLIAMGINESDAEKLVQYRPTPDMDPSMIAYYKTPAWLVTEAELSVDVIKLFSQFITTYSQVFRFQVVGYYEFRGPQVRLEVVVDANNGRPRILHWRDLTDLGKGYNFSGSGSGGNSP